The nucleotide window TTGATTGAGGCTGCTTCCTTCACATTCATGCACATGTTTACTTACAGCCTGGATGCAGAATCCTCTGCAAACATCtataaaatgtgcttttattgttaATAGTTATCTGTCTGTGTCAACCAGAGAAAGCACTCATGGACATTAATGTGATTTTGGAGGCATCAAACTTTTCTGTGGCACTCTAATTATGATCCCTCTGACTCTTCATtgtgtcccctctctctctctgttcttatTTGCTAATTCTAAGATTCCCTGCACTGCTTTTCAATGAGCTATGCAGCATTAGCATGCAAAGTCATTTCCCAAACACACGCTTGATGCCTTGCACCGCATTTGCTGGTGTTTTCTCTTTGGGTTCACTGAGGCGTGCGGCGCTCGTGAGGCTTTTTTTTAGGGCAGCTCGTACCGTGATGATTTTccagctctccctctgctggtaCAATAatcttcctccagcagcacgGCGCTGTAGCCGAGCCACGCCGCGGTCCGCCACGGAGCGAGTGTGTGAGGATGCTCGTGTCGGCCGTGCGCTCTGTGGATTTACAGAGTGGGCGAGCAGCTTTGGCTTCGGCAGATAACCGTTATCACCCGAGGGAGTGAAATCTGCTGAATTTCGAGTTTAAACAGCACAGCGTGAAGTATAACCGCTGTGTGACTGCCAAAAGTTGCACCGCGAATTATGTCACAAAGAAGCCAGAAATTACCCATGAGGCACTGCTCCACCACGAGTTGGCCCATCTAAACTACAAATAGATATATTTTATCACTTCCCACCAGTGGCATCCAGCAATGCAGGTAGTTGTGGCTTTACTGAAGGTGAATGTTTGTGGTGTTCGTCATCCATTCGTCCATTGTCTGCCGTTTGTGGGTTGTGgaggcagcaggctgcagggtAGTCCTTCACCCCGGCAACATTTCCAACTCctcctgggggggggggtccctcCTGATGTGTTCCCAATCCAGATGAGACATATAACCTCTCCAGCATGTTCTGGGTCTACCCGAGGTCGCCTACCAGGTGAACGTGCCTGGAAAACCTCAAAAGGAAGCAGCCCAGGAGGCATCCCGATCAGACGCACGAACCgcctcaactggctcctttgaAGCGAAGGAGTGCACCACGAGCTCCCTGTGGATGTCTGAACTCCTCACCCCGTCTCTAAGGGTGAGCCAAGCCACCAGAGGAAAGTCGCTTCAGTCACTTGTATCTGCGATTTCATTCTTCCAGTCTTGACTCATGACTGTCAGGGAGGGTTGGAACAAAGACCGTCTGGTCGATCAAAGCTTTATCGTCTAGCTCTGCTCCGTCTTCACCACAATGGTCTGGTACGACCTCACACATTAatgcaaaatgtacatttaaaacCATCAACATCTCTTTCAACAGTGACCCCAGTGCTCTGGATAAtcagaggcagaaatctcagacaGGTATCATAAACATCAGGAACCAGCCCTTTGAGGCATCCACCACATGCTGCTGGAGACAGCGTGAAAGAGCCCAGACCGCTGGACAGTCGGAACAATTTGCACATCACTGGACATTCACAGAGGGAAAATGTTTACAATTAATGCAAACAAATTCATCCtcctggctctgtgtgtgcaaCCGAATGCAACGATTACACTCAGGGAGCTGCCACTGCTCCAAATTGCATTTTGATGTTGGCCTGGTCACCAGCTGTGCAAGAGAAAATGATGTACCTATGACTTAAATGGATTATGCCAGCCGGCACCGCGGGCAGGACGGCGCTCAGAGGGGACGGAGATGTCCTGACTTGTCTATGAAACACTCCTTTTGCCAGGAGCTTGAGAGCTTTGAGGACCTGGAGTCCCCTCTCTCCTCAGCGTCTGCCAGCCTGAAACAGTTCCCAGGTCAGCAAGCACTTTCAACATGAAAGGGCTTTGAAATCTGAAGCAGCACATTAGTCAGTGTTATTATCAGAGGTCAGAAAATCAGCTCGTCCTCTAAAGGCTCCTCTCACTTCGCTCTTTTGTTGGTGGACGTCCTGCAACTGCACTGAATCATGAACATCCATTACAGACTGATAGATTTAAAGAACTCAAATAGCATATTGATTCACAACAGGTGTAGCTCTCAGTTCCCATCTAATGTGTGTTATTCTGCATCTGTCTGTTCACTCTCATGATAATAAAAAGGACTAGAGGCCCACGAGCGTGCCCAATTTTTCAAAATTGGTGGATAATGAAGTCGTGTAGCCACCAAATGAGTTTTTGGTTGGTCATGAAgaaattattttgcattttccaACCACCATTTAGAGACTGTTACTCTAAAATGACCCTCTGTGTTTAGTTTGAAGTCATTTAACCAGAAAATGAAGTAGGAGCAggtgtttttctcctctctgattcATGGTTATTACCCTCATGGTTCATGGTTAAATTGATCTGTTTCCAGACAGGAAATCACACCATTTGAAATACagtattattttaaaacaaataaagggACTTTAGGAGTGCTGAAAGAAGGATTTAAGCATTGTTTTCTTGCCTGTGAAACCTTGACCGTAATATTACACCATTACTATTTGTATATTGCCCTATTTTAACCCAATATCCTCTCTTTCTAGATAACACCTTTATATTACCCCCTATTTTTTACTCTTTAATTTCAAGGACTTAAGGTCATTACCCTCCGATCCCTGAGACATCTCGTAAATAAAGTGTTTGCTGTCAGCTCACGCTGGAAAACATTGATTTCTTTTACCcaccctctctcttcttctttgtagGTGTGTCAATGCCTATCCCAGTGATCGGCCTCCACAACGAGGACAAGGTCTTCGTCAATGGCAGCTGTGTCCTTAACGAGGAGCGCTTCATGCTGATTGGCTCCTTCGTGGCCTTCTTCATCCCACTGGTCATCATGGTGGTGACATACTGCCTCACCATACAGGTagtctgctctgtttgtgccTTCCACACACTTTACTTCCAtacttcacatttctttttcctgtgacacccccttctttttctttatcctCCCCAGGTGCTCCAGAGGCAGGCCACTGTCTTCCTGTACGAGGCAAAGACTTCCTCCCAGCAGCCTTTGCACACACCAGCAATGACAAATACGTTACAGCCTCCGGCCACCACCTTCCACCTTCCTCAGATCAACACACTTTCCCCGTCAGAATCACAAGGTAGAAACTGACCAAGCTTTTAGGTTTTAACCATAAATCACcaatacaaatattttcaatCAAGGAATTTATCGTAgatgtgtatttattaaaaGTCATAAACCATCAGCGATACCAATATGTTTAATTTTTGTTAATGAAGGGTGAAAACAGCTATTAGTGGTGGTTTTTATAACCCTTCTGTCGTGCCTTATGTGAGATTTTAACACCTCTACAAGCCTTAAAAATCATTAAAGCAAGCACTGAACAGACTGATGCCTTCGCTGTATTGAATCAACTCTTGAGGTCTGATTATTGCtccattttttaaagttttcatttttaaaatgaaaatggttCAACCAAAGCCCAGCACCAATccttctgtgttgtttttttcccatttgcCTCAGTTTGGCTTCACATTTGGCATTTGTGTGCCAAGTGTAAGACTATACAAAAAACCATTCAGCATGAAATTGTGTAAttgtaaaaagacaaacaggataATGAATGTGCTATTTTAGCTAACACGCTGTGCCTGAGCCTAATCGTAGCTTAGCAGCCATAACTGTGGGCACAGGACACCTGTCAAGCTTAACATTTCTCCACATATTAAAACAGTGTGCACAGAGCTGTGATGATACTCTGCAATTAAACACTTTGAGGgtggtgtatttttttaaacagtgatATTTTCTGCTCCAAAATGAGCCAGAACCATTAGCATGCCCTGCTAACTAGCATACAACCTACAACAAAGTGTTTCTTCCACACCTAAAGAGCACAACTGCTAGTATACTAGTTTTCATTAGTTTGTGGGGTTGCAGGTCACATTAATTAAAATCACTACCAGCACATTCACTGTGCAGTAGCTACTTCCCCACTGTGTGAAAGCCAGGATGCTAAAAGGCTACATCACAGTGAGGGCTAATGTTAGCGGATCATGAACTAGTCACTTTTTTGTATATTTAGCTTTATCCTTTGTGTTTTAGTACAGCGAATGGAGCCATAAAGTGCATATTCAAAACCTCtattacattatttttgttttaaaatgagttaCCTGTTAGCTGGAGACCACATTGTTAAACAAGACaagtagctaacgttagcttctttagctagctagccacaGCTGATGAAATCTGTCAGCAGGTCATTTCAGCTAGGAAAATAAGCAAAGAACGGTCATTTGAAGCtaccaaaaacagcaaaaagcgGACTACATATCAGCTAATTCCCCAGCAGAGTACTGGTTGTGGTGCTGAGCAGATAGCGGCTATCTGTCCGATGAGGTCGGACAGCACGTAGACGCCAGCTGGTTCCTGAAGCCTTAGCTTctccagcagagatgaaatTGCATGATGTGGCGCTCTTTCGCCATTATCCGTCCTCTGGCAGcccaaacagagaaaagtgtgAAACATTTTCCTCATGTTTAACCTTTTCATAGTATGTCCTCCTCCCTACAAAATGTCAGCAGCCTTGTTAACACAGGGACAGACATGCTTTCGCTGGTTGTTGTCCTGGGTGACATCTGCACCATTTTTCTTGGTTACTAAGTTGGGGGGAGTCATAGTGATAACAGACAAATCACATCCTTCAGTTTTGCACCTTTAGACAAAACAAACTCATACATTTGCACACAAATGAGTTCTTTTTTCATAGCCTATATTAGTCAATTGGTCcttttctttattgtgcaaTCACATCCTTGATCCTTCCTGTTCCCCTCCCACAGAGTTAAAGCCCCCGCCTCCTCAGAGCAGACGAAACACCTTGAGCTGTCTGAAAGGAGCCGAGCCCGGCATACTGCTCAGTGCCTCCACGCCAGACAGCATAAGCATCATTCCCAGCTCTGAGGCGGCGTCTCAGCTCAGCTCGCCAGCCGCAGGGCCATCGCGTAGCGACACGTCAGGCTGCCATGGGCGACGAGGGATGATGCAGGCCATAAAGAACGAGAGGCGGGCCTCCAAGGTGAGTATGAAGAGTGGGGCTGAGTGCTTGTCAGGTGGTTTAAGGTGCACTGGTTTCATGCGTGCACTCAGAGGTCGGGCTGGGCATTGAGCCTCAGTTAGCTAAATCTTAGTTAAAAAGTTCATATGACTAGCAGTGTACAGAGACGAACCAATCAAAATCCTCAAGAAGTTTAGTCTACTTCGGTATGTTTCATACTGTGAGACACTGGACCGCCCTGCACTGGCTTCACCGAATTCCTGCTGGACGGAGACCAAAGCGTTCTTCTAGCTATATGAAAAATTAAAATCCCAGTAGAAGAAGCACACTAACAAGGATATTAAAAAACATCTATCTATGGGCAAAGCATGCATTTCAATTAGAGAGCATTCAGGAAGCTTAGCCACTTGAGAAAAGGTATTTTAATTTAACTAAATGGAAGAAAGTGCATGTTTCTATTCATTATGTTAACCTCCTACCtttaaaactgctgttttccgCTGAAAGgatcctcctctgctgtgttgttatcttttcttctcttgttttttcctttcttgtttggcttctctctctcagggtcattttctttgcttcttttctcctccttttccgTCCTTTCCttgttctccttctcctcttctgtcctttttgcctctttttactttctcctctcctctctttctatCTTCAGGTCCTGGGAatcgtcttcttcctcttcctcatcatgtGGTGTCCCTTCTTCATCACCAACGTCACCTTCGTCCTGTGCCGGGGCTCCTGCAACGAGTCGCTGCTTCACGACCTCCTCAACGTCTTCGTCTGGGTGGGCTACATCTCCTCCGGAGTCAACCCCCTGGTCTACACCCTCTTCAATAAGACCTACAGGAGAGCGTTCTCCAGCTACATCAGGTGCCAGTACAAAGTCGGGGCCAACGCAGCTGGACAGAGTTGTAAAACCCTCCTGGTCCCCCCGCCGTGCCCATCGCATGCCGTGACCCCTCTTCTGATGGGCAGTCATGGCAAAGCGGGCATAGACAGCAACAGTAACTGTCGCAACGGCGGCAGGGGGGACAACGGGAGGCTGGCGGTGGACCCGGATGACATGACAGACGACGAGACACAAATCGGAATAGTGTCGCAGAGCCTCTCCGAATGCCACAACATCGGCATGCTCTCGGAGACGGAGCCGGAAactgaggtggagcaggagcTGTCGCTCGTCAGCTACAGCCCCGCCTCCAGAGAACACACAAGCAGCGTGTGATTGGGTGTTTTCTGTGGTTTCATGTCTTCTTTTTAACCTGCAGACGCTGGGCCGAGCAACGATTCAACGAGCTGGTGCTGGGAGCCTTTTGTAGGCTGTGAGTGGGTGCTCTTATTGTGAAAGGACGAGTCTCAGGTGAGGAGCCTCATCCCTGCACTGAAGTGCACAACTTAAGAGAAATCAGATTGCAAGACAAGTCAAATGAAAGAGTGATTTTCCAACTCAGCTTTGGAATGAAAGCCAATATTTCAGACGTGTCTGTTTTCTATGTGGTGTCAAAATGTTGGTTTTCATACCGAAAGTGGAAAATAAATTGTCAGGCTCATAAAATGTGGTGTACTTCATGGGGACGAAGGTACCAGCTGAGATCCAGACAGGGACAAAGTGGACATGATTAGAGACAGTCAGTGAGGAGCTTGTTCTCGTTGTTAACCTGGTATGAAGTCAAGCGGCCCTCGCTGGAGTCCCACTGATCCAGGTTACAGCATCAAGCGCCGACCGCCGAGGTCAACGGGGTCAAACTGCGACTTCGAGCCTTCACACAGTCCAAATGCAGTCTGAGCTCTGGTTTACGTGGACTCTCCCTCCACACCAAGCAAGCTAAACCAAATCTATTTTTGTGCCGGTCAAGCTTGACAGCAGTCATAAAACACACCTGAATGAACCTTTGCAGCATATATAATCAAACTATTCAGCCGACAGAAATGGGATTTTTCTCTAAAGGAAACTTTCTTGAGGCTGCAGTCGTAAGTTTGACTGAGGGGACCAAGATGAAGGAATGTACAACGACCACTGGTCTCTGGTGGACTCACAGTGCCATCTGGTGGTGGCATGACGCAGAGAGGTTGCTTCCCTCGGATTGAACCAGGGGCtaaaagagctaaaaaaaaaaaaaaatggtgcagACCTTTGGTCCAACTGTCAGGCTCCTGCTTCTGTTGACCAGTACAGCCACTATGGCAAGGGTTCAAGTCCCATCTTCTAAAGGTTTTTCATGACAGCAACCAATTAATCAAAAGGGAGCAAtctaaaagtgaaaaataaaatagaagGTTTTTAATATAAAAGTTGCTCAGCTCTTACAAGGGACAAAATAAATAGATTTTATGACGTCAGCCACAGCTTGCTATCATTAGCGTCATCACAGATTCAGCCTCAAAAGAACAAGATCAAACTCACCTTTCCGAGATCTCCCTCAGCAGTGATCAAATCACACCTTTATTTTCCCAAAACGGAGGAAATTGATGCATGATGTTAACTCGTGGCCACAATCTCTAAATCTTTTTCTTTGATCTCCGGCTCTTTTTGTAATCTGTTCAGCTCGAGTCGCCATAACTCAGAGTGTGACTCAAAGACAAAACACCTTTAGATGTCATCCATCACATCAAATGGACAGGAAGTCGATCCGCTAAGAGACAGACCCCTGACTCTCCATCACGACAGGTGGCCACCGTTCACAGCTCTGCCACGCTGATTTTCccgccctccctcctcccacttTCTATTGACTGCTAACAGGCGGGGTAATTCCTCCACACTGCAGCTCTATCCACTGAAATATCTGCAGTGTACTGCCTCAGAAAAGGATTGCATGCTGTGAGGACTTTAAAGGGAACAGGTCATGGTGGCAAATTTAGATATCTTAAAGGTATACGACGCAGGAATCGTCTGAATGCCAACACAGCATTCGAGCACCACCTGCAGCATCACGTACCAACATGAGGCAGCGACTCAAGGGTGGTGCACCTGAGTGACGAGGCATCTTGCAAAAATTGCAGAAAGTCCTGCATAGTTTACTTTTAACAACAAATTCACCTGTTACGAGATAATATAGGAGACCTGAAACTCGGAACTACACTGAGAAAAGTGACGTTTTAAGCAATCACTTACTTTGCACATCAGATCTAGTTTActaaaataaccctgatgatgtcatagcgATGTCACTGGGGTAATCTTAAAGAGAAAGCCTTTAAAACCGGAGGTCTGAGCTTTGAGAGATGTGGCCATTTcggaggcaggaggaggcagtCTGATGAAAGATGCTGttgagctgcattatgggagCTGTAGTGCTGCTTCGATTTAAACtaatatttgtttaatttgtctcTTTTTACATGAAAGTGTGATACTGAATTGCTGCGGTACCCCTTTAGATGCAAGATACTCAATGACACACAGTCAATTACTGAGTTTTCCTGCCATCCGAGCTATTATTTCATCAGAGTAGTTGTCACTTCCTCCAGTGATCGATATTACATTCTGCTAATAATcccttcagccacagccagAATTACAAACACCTGAATGTACAAACCCTTTTTTATCCGCAATCCCCCCTTCAAGGTCAAAGAGCAAAGGTCACAGCCTGCAGTGGACCAATCGAATCCGGAGCCTGAGGTCTGCAGCCACCTCTGCATTCAATTAGAATGAAGCATAAGAATTGGGAGTCGCTTCACTCTAATTCTGTGCACCTCTGTATAATTCATCCAGTATTTGTATGCTACAGACTTAACACAGTGGTCACTCACGCCACTTTTCTCTCCACGAGGAGAGGTATACATGAGCTAATGTTGGCGAGCCGGCGCCGAGGTTTGGCCTGCTAACGTCGTGCATGTTTGAAGTGACGTTCAAAAGgtcctctctgcctcacttcTCTGTTCTCTCGTTAAAACTCGGAAGGATTGAAAACAGCGCAGGAGCGAGAGAGAAGAACAAACAAAGAGCAATCGACAAAATGCACACTGCAGACAGCTTGTAGCTCCTGCAGGCGTTCCAGCTTTATCGAAATACCAACATGaataagagagaaaacaatggAGAAGAGAGGACTCTCTGAACTTAGTCCAATGGGTCACGTTTGATCCATCCAGGTGTAGGAAAGAGCAACAGCCAGGCCGGCCAACTCCGTATGTTGCGATGTAATAGCTATATGTTTCccgtgttcctgtgtgtgtaccAGGCCTGGCTCAAATTGCCAGCTGAGATTGATTCAGCAACTTTTCTGGGTTTCTATCGATTGCGTCTGGCACAATGGATTGAATCGGGCTGTCCCTGCAGATGCCAATCCTGTCCGGCTCGCGGCCCAGACAGATGAAAGCAATCACTCGGAGAAAGTATCTGGAAGGATTTCAACTGGTAACTCGGTCCAGGTCTGGTGTGTATAGAAATAGTTGGAGCCGTTCATTGACACAGTTTTATTCTAATGCATTTGAAGAGGGTCAATTTGggattttcctcctctccaggtGCCAGGAAACAATGCTTTGAGCAAGAGCTACTCCAGAAAATGTGGTGAATTCGAATATCGTCTAACTCTATGAGTGAGATGTTTCATAATCAAACAGCTGAGCACACGTGCAAGCACGACATTCAGAAATGCTGATGTgcactgcagtttgtgttttcttctgaCATATTTTGTTCCCCAGAAAggatcattttcagtttgttcaaGGAAAATTTTCCCATTTTAGGAAATaaacttatttgttttcttgccgAGCGCTTGATGAGAAGAGCCACTGTCATGTCTGCTCTCAATATGAAGGTggtgttagcctagcttagcataaacactggaagtAGGGGGAACAGTTAGCCTAGCTCTATCtaacattaaaataaagctcACTAACAGACACGttaaatcttgtttgttttgtccgcacaaacaccaaaaagttgtggttttatggggagTTTTGTGCCGTTTCTTGGTGAGAAGCAGGAATTTCCTGCATGTAAAAAAACTTCTGTAAAACacaacttctctttttttttacactttgacAAGATTTAACGCATTAATTCGTGAGCTTAGGACAGAGTCAGGCTCGCTGTTTCCACCTATtccctgtctttatgctaagctaaatcTTCAGTCAGTGGGAAAGGTAGAAAACATTTACAGCAAGCTACAGAGCTTCCTCTCTGttaaaaacatgatttaaaagTGATAAAGTTTTCAgatttaaatgtgaaaacaccCTCAAAACACTGACTTTCATAAGGTGTGGCATGCAAACTTCATCATGCCGACTGAAGCTAAAGTCGCTTTTGTCCAAACTGTCTTCACCCGGCAGTTAACTTCCCAAACGTGCGACTCTGTCACTGAACAGCTCTGAGAAACATCCCGAGCTGCACGTCGTTCAAGAGTTAGCCGAACCAGCCTTCTCCAGAGCGGCTTCCCTGCATTGAACGGTGTTAAACGAGGCGTCGGCGGCCTGTGACGCGGGTGAATCCTCTGGTTTGTCTGGCTCTTGTACGACCCGTCGCTCGTGGGTTAGCTATCTTTTTATGTGTTGAACCTTCTTCTGTTACGcagtggctgtttttttttataccatTTTaattgtgaatgtttgtctACGACACCTTAAGTTTATACAAAGAATACGCCATCATCCACACaatgtatattttcttttttttctgtgtgatgctgctatttatttattaaaatattattCTAATGTGTGGACACTTGTCTTATTTGCACACAAACCACAAGATTGCTGTTTTAAGCTTTaagctgtttccctctgaagtCTCTGAAGACTCTCTCGTAAATGCAAAACAGCGCTTAAACATAAAAGTGGCTGAGGTGAAGCGAATGGCTGCATTTAAATTGGATTCAGCTTCCCCTGATTGGACATTTCTTTAAACCCACCTCAGAACCAAACCCCAGAGCAGCACTACAACAACTGTGCGGGTAAAAGTTACTGAACTGCTCAGCTGATGATTAGCAGCTACGCACCTCGCTGTGTAATTTGGGGGATTTGATAATAACAGTGCTGGCCACCATTACGTTCTTTCTGCTGCAAACATTTTGCCGTCAGTGGgagcttttatccaaagtgctgCATGGTGACGTGAAAAGAGCTGAACCTGGAGCTAATTGAACCGTTAGCCTCGGCTGTGCTCAACCCACTGAGCCTTGCAGGAAGCCCTCATGTCATGAGCGCCATACCCACACCGGCAAATCACATGAGCTGCTCGCTTTAATAACACGCAGGTAAATGAAGTGATGAAACATACAGCCCATGCACTGCATGAGTTTCAAAGGATTTGATTGGTTAAAGAGGCGCAACGTGTGATAGCTAGAGCTTAATTGCACAAAATGACCGTAGAAATTGAATTTGCAGGGTTGCATGTGACCAGCGA belongs to Chaetodon trifascialis isolate fChaTrf1 chromosome 23, fChaTrf1.hap1, whole genome shotgun sequence and includes:
- the htr2cl1 gene encoding 5-hydroxytryptamine (serotonin) receptor 2C, G protein-coupled-like 1, whose product is MGGPARALLGGFSTTTSSLEVGSRMAWPSNNPLDLNQTLPWGLGLGGSGGAAAAMSAGLDNFTQESVTRAVMKEKNWPALLILVIIALTIGGNILVILAVSLEKKLQNATNFFLRSLAVADMLVGILVMPISLINILYDYAWPLPSALCPIWIYLDVLFSTASIMHLCAISLDRYVAIRNPIEHSRFNSRTKAMMKIAAVWTISIGVSMPIPVIGLHNEDKVFVNGSCVLNEERFMLIGSFVAFFIPLVIMVVTYCLTIQVLQRQATVFLYEAKTSSQQPLHTPAMTNTLQPPATTFHLPQINTLSPSESQELKPPPPQSRRNTLSCLKGAEPGILLSASTPDSISIIPSSEAASQLSSPAAGPSRSDTSGCHGRRGMMQAIKNERRASKVLGIVFFLFLIMWCPFFITNVTFVLCRGSCNESLLHDLLNVFVWVGYISSGVNPLVYTLFNKTYRRAFSSYIRCQYKVGANAAGQSCKTLLVPPPCPSHAVTPLLMGSHGKAGIDSNSNCRNGGRGDNGRLAVDPDDMTDDETQIGIVSQSLSECHNIGMLSETEPETEVEQELSLVSYSPASREHTSSV